One genomic segment of Impatiens glandulifera chromosome 6, dImpGla2.1, whole genome shotgun sequence includes these proteins:
- the LOC124942467 gene encoding putative two-component response regulator ARR19: MRKKKKKATWGLINLEGCPTTTQRNETSKRKFNIKKYTHIGGFERESNMILLYVIVAERAMEALSMVGESRREIDIVVTEFDLPDMDGLMFIEKVLEIKKLPVFVLSEFESLEVKMDCLLNGAEFCYDKPLDKYTAEGLCEFIVPRSGSSATSEICYNILDSPVSINADMHIVDDLILENREEVVADNFGMIPKKRKISWTPELHTNFVGAVLAIGLFGIYIHNLHYY; the protein is encoded by the exons atgaggaagaagaaaaagaaggctACATGGGGATTGATAAATTTGGAAG GGTGTCCAACAACAACTCAACGCAATGAAACCtccaaaagaaaatttaatataaagaaatacaCGCACATTGGGGGATTTGAACGAGAATCAAATATGATACTTCTGTATG TTATCGTTGCTGAACGAGCTATGGAAGCATTGTCGATGGTAGGTGAAAGCAGGCGCGAGATTGATATCGTCGTGACTGAATTTGACCTCCCCGACATGGATGGACTCATGTTTATTGAGAAAGTTCTTGAAATAAAGAAGCTACCAGTTTTCG TTTTATCAGAATTTGAAAGCCTTGAGGTGAAAATGGATTGCCTGTTAAATGGTGCTGAATTCTGTTATGACAAACCCCTGGATAAATACACTGCAGAGGGTCTTTGTGAATTCATTGTACCTAGAAGTGGTTCATCTGCCACTTCTGAAATTTGCTATAATATTTTGGATTCTCCCGTGTCTATAAATGCTGATATGCATATAGTAGACGATTTGATTCTGGAGAATCGTGAAGAAGTCGTCGCAGATAACTTCGGTATGATCCCCAAGAAGAGGAAGATCAGTTGGACTCCCGAACTTCATACAAATTTTGTTGGAGCAGTCCTCGCCATAGGCCTCtttggtatatatatacataaccttcattattattga